From one Rhopalosiphum padi isolate XX-2018 chromosome 2, ASM2088224v1, whole genome shotgun sequence genomic stretch:
- the LOC132920016 gene encoding H(+)/Cl(-) exchange transporter 4 isoform X3, protein MENLPLTSNIRKNDLPNKPSTSYQAVKQVKKLTERNVGISSDDDMIDITTSGTMTERTLNQRSPINLPGIDIIFAGTINFGSGETEDIPGIGQYEDFHTIDWQRDIARDRMRHRYILKRKQNSFIDLIKSAHDAWSGWLCVLLVGLVTGTVAAIIDIGTSWMSDLKFGICPQAFWLNMEQCCWSSNETSFELDKGNCSQWFYWSELMTSSNYGPFAYIVSYLFYIAWALLFAALAAGLVRMFAPYACGSGVPEIKTILSGFIIRGYLGKWTLLIKSVGIMMCVSAGLSLGKEGPMVHIASCIGNILSYLFPKYGRNEAKKREILSAAAAAGVSVAFGAPIGGVLFSLEEVSYYFPLKTLWRSFFCALVAAFVLSSINPFGNEHSVMFYVEYHRPWMFFELIPFIGLGIIGGVIATVFIKCNIKWCRFRKTSILGQYPVMEVLLLTAVTAILSYPNPYTRMGTSQLIYLLFSQCDVSSNDGLCDYTNDKANVAGPGVYTAMLLLSMAFVLKLVTTIFTFGIKVPCGLFIPSLAMGGITGRIVGILMQQLAAKHPHLWFFDNSCGLPGQEGCITPGLYAMVGAAAVLGGVTRMTVSLVVIMFELTGGVRYIVPLMAAVMASKWVGDALGKEGMYDAHIQLNGYPFLDSKEDIVHTALAADVMQPRRAENLNVLTQSSMSLEDTEILLKETEHNGFPVVVSRESQYLVGYVLRRDLQLAIENAKRTIDGLLPESLVLFTDITQQVMPPPLKLKKILDMAPITITDQTPMETVVDMFRKLGLRQTLVTHNGRLLGVITKKDILRYIKQVDNEDPSSVLFH, encoded by the exons ATGGAAAATTTACCATTAACAAGCAATATTCGCAAAAATGATCTCCCTAATAAGCCTTCTACTTCTTATCAGGCTGTTAAACAG gtaaaaaaattaactgaaagAAATGTGGGAATAAGTTCAGATGATGATATGATTGACATTACAACTTCAGGGACAATGACTGAACGTACTTTAAATCAGAGATCTCCAATAAATTTAccag GTATTGACATCATTTTTGCGGGAACAATAAATTTTG GATCTGGTGAAACTGAGGATATTCCTGGAATTGGTCAATATGAAGATTTTCATACTATTGATTGGCAGCGAGACATTGCAAGAGATCGGATGCGACATAGATATATACTAAAACGCAAACAAAATTCATTCATTGATcta atAAAATCAGCTCATGATGCATGGTCAGGCTGGCTTTGTGTACTATTGGTGGGACTTGTAACTGGAACTGTTGCAGCGATAATTGACATTGGGACATCATGGATGTCAGATCTAAAATTTGGTATTTGTCCACAAGCATTTTGGTTAAACATGGAACAATGTTGTTGGTCATCAAACGAAACTTCATTTGAACTAGATAAAGGAAACTGTTCACAA tggTTTTATTGGTCTGAATTAATGACTTCTTCAAACTATGGACCTTTTGCCTATAtagtatcatatttattttacattgcaTGGGCATTATTATTTGCAGCTCTTGCTGCTGGTTTAGTCAGAATGTTTGCTCCCTATGCATGTGGATCTGGTGTCCCAGAG ataaaaacaattttaagtggTTTTATAATTAGAGGTTACTTAGGAAAATGGACTCTACTAATAAAATCTGTTGGAATAATGATGTGTGTTTCGGCTGGACTCAGCTTAGGAAAAGAAGGACCTATGGTACATATAGCTTCATGTATTg gcaatattttatcatatttgtttCCTAAGTATGGCCGTAATGAAGCCAAAAAAAGAGAAATATTGTCAGCAGCAGCAGCTGCGGGGGTTTCTGTTGCTTTTGGAGCTCCAATTGGTGGAGTCCTTTTTAGTTTAGAAGAg gttagCTATTATTTTCCTTTGAAAACTTTATGGCGTTCATTCTTTTGTGCTCTTGTTGCTGCATTTGTACTTAGTTCAATCAATCCATTTGGTAACGAACATTCTGTTATGTTCTATGTAGAATATCACAGGCCATGGATGTTTTTTGAACTTATACCATTTATTGGATTGGGAATTATTgga ggTGTAATTGCAACAGTTTTTATCAAATGCAATATTAAATGGTGTCGTTTTCGTAAAACATCAATTCTTGGACAATATCCAGTCATGGAAGTATTATTACTCACAGCTGTAACAGCAATACTATCATATCCTAACCCATATACACGCATGGGAACTAGTCAATTAATTTATCTTCTTTTCAGCCAATGTGATGTATCTAGTAATGATGGTTTGTG CGATTATACTAATGACAAAGCAAATGTAGCTGGACCTGGTGTATACACAGCTATGTTACTTCTATCAATGGCTTTTGTTTTGAAATTGGTCActacaatttttacatttgGCATCAAA gTACCTTGTGGTCTGTTTATTCCAAGTTTGGCCATGGGCGGTATAACTGGTCGTATTGTTGGTATTTTGATGCAACAGTTAGCTGCTAAACATCCACATTTATGGTTTTTTGACAATAGTTGTGGATTACCAGGACAAGAAGGCTGTATTACTCCTGGCTTATATGCCATGGTAGGTGCTGCTGCTGTTCTAGGAGGAGTTACCCGAATGACTG tttcatTAGTGGTCATTATGTTTGAATTGACTGGTGGTGTAAGATACATAGTTCCATTGATGGCAGCTGTCATGGCTAGCAAATGGGTTGGTGATGCACTGGGCAAAGAAGGCATGTATGATGCTCATATTCAATTAAATGGTTATCCGTTTTTGGACAGTAAAGAAGATATTGTTCATACTGCTTTGGCAGCTGATGTTATGCAGCCTCG TCGAGCTGAGAATTTGAATGTTCTCACTCAGTCTTCAATGtcactagaagatactgaaataCTATTAAAAGAAACTGAACATAATGGATTTCCAGTTGTGGTGTCACGAGAATCTCAATATCTTGTTGGATATGTATTACGTAGGGATTTACAATTGGCAATAG aaaATGCAAAACGAACTATAGATGGACTTTTACCAGAATCTTTAGTTCTGTTTACCGACATAACTCAACAAGTAATGCCTCCacctctaaaattaaaaaaaattttggataTGGCCCCAATTACAATTACTGATCAAACACCTATGGAGACTGTTGTCGATATGTTCAGAAAATTAGGACTTAGGCAGACATTGGTTACACATAATGG GAGACTTTTGGgagtaataacaaaaaaagatattttacgTTACATTAAACAGGTTGACAATGAAGATCCCAGTTCTGTACTCTTCCATTGA
- the LOC132920016 gene encoding H(+)/Cl(-) exchange transporter 4 isoform X5, producing the protein MRVKKLTERNVGISSDDDMIDITTSGTMTERTLNQRSPINLPGSGETEDIPGIGQYEDFHTIDWQRDIARDRMRHRYILKRKQNSFIDLIKSAHDAWSGWLCVLLVGLVTGTVAAIIDIGTSWMSDLKFGICPQAFWLNMEQCCWSSNETSFELDKGNCSQWFYWSELMTSSNYGPFAYIVSYLFYIAWALLFAALAAGLVRMFAPYACGSGVPEIKTILSGFIIRGYLGKWTLLIKSVGIMMCVSAGLSLGKEGPMVHIASCIGNILSYLFPKYGRNEAKKREILSAAAAAGVSVAFGAPIGGVLFSLEEVSYYFPLKTLWRSFFCALVAAFVLSSINPFGNEHSVMFYVEYHRPWMFFELIPFIGLGIIGGVIATVFIKCNIKWCRFRKTSILGQYPVMEVLLLTAVTAILSYPNPYTRMGTSQLIYLLFSQCDVSSNDGLCDYTNDKANVAGPGVYTAMLLLSMAFVLKLVTTIFTFGIKVPCGLFIPSLAMGGITGRIVGILMQQLAAKHPHLWFFDNSCGLPGQEGCITPGLYAMVGAAAVLGGVTRMTVSLVVIMFELTGGVRYIVPLMAAVMASKWVGDALGKEGMYDAHIQLNGYPFLDSKEDIVHTALAADVMQPRRAENLNVLTQSSMSLEDTEILLKETEHNGFPVVVSRESQYLVGYVLRRDLQLAIENAKRTIDGLLPESLVLFTDITQQVMPPPLKLKKILDMAPITITDQTPMETVVDMFRKLGLRQTLVTHNGRLLGVITKKDILRYIKQVDNEDPSSVLFH; encoded by the exons atgaga gtaaaaaaattaactgaaagAAATGTGGGAATAAGTTCAGATGATGATATGATTGACATTACAACTTCAGGGACAATGACTGAACGTACTTTAAATCAGAGATCTCCAATAAATTTAccag GATCTGGTGAAACTGAGGATATTCCTGGAATTGGTCAATATGAAGATTTTCATACTATTGATTGGCAGCGAGACATTGCAAGAGATCGGATGCGACATAGATATATACTAAAACGCAAACAAAATTCATTCATTGATcta atAAAATCAGCTCATGATGCATGGTCAGGCTGGCTTTGTGTACTATTGGTGGGACTTGTAACTGGAACTGTTGCAGCGATAATTGACATTGGGACATCATGGATGTCAGATCTAAAATTTGGTATTTGTCCACAAGCATTTTGGTTAAACATGGAACAATGTTGTTGGTCATCAAACGAAACTTCATTTGAACTAGATAAAGGAAACTGTTCACAA tggTTTTATTGGTCTGAATTAATGACTTCTTCAAACTATGGACCTTTTGCCTATAtagtatcatatttattttacattgcaTGGGCATTATTATTTGCAGCTCTTGCTGCTGGTTTAGTCAGAATGTTTGCTCCCTATGCATGTGGATCTGGTGTCCCAGAG ataaaaacaattttaagtggTTTTATAATTAGAGGTTACTTAGGAAAATGGACTCTACTAATAAAATCTGTTGGAATAATGATGTGTGTTTCGGCTGGACTCAGCTTAGGAAAAGAAGGACCTATGGTACATATAGCTTCATGTATTg gcaatattttatcatatttgtttCCTAAGTATGGCCGTAATGAAGCCAAAAAAAGAGAAATATTGTCAGCAGCAGCAGCTGCGGGGGTTTCTGTTGCTTTTGGAGCTCCAATTGGTGGAGTCCTTTTTAGTTTAGAAGAg gttagCTATTATTTTCCTTTGAAAACTTTATGGCGTTCATTCTTTTGTGCTCTTGTTGCTGCATTTGTACTTAGTTCAATCAATCCATTTGGTAACGAACATTCTGTTATGTTCTATGTAGAATATCACAGGCCATGGATGTTTTTTGAACTTATACCATTTATTGGATTGGGAATTATTgga ggTGTAATTGCAACAGTTTTTATCAAATGCAATATTAAATGGTGTCGTTTTCGTAAAACATCAATTCTTGGACAATATCCAGTCATGGAAGTATTATTACTCACAGCTGTAACAGCAATACTATCATATCCTAACCCATATACACGCATGGGAACTAGTCAATTAATTTATCTTCTTTTCAGCCAATGTGATGTATCTAGTAATGATGGTTTGTG CGATTATACTAATGACAAAGCAAATGTAGCTGGACCTGGTGTATACACAGCTATGTTACTTCTATCAATGGCTTTTGTTTTGAAATTGGTCActacaatttttacatttgGCATCAAA gTACCTTGTGGTCTGTTTATTCCAAGTTTGGCCATGGGCGGTATAACTGGTCGTATTGTTGGTATTTTGATGCAACAGTTAGCTGCTAAACATCCACATTTATGGTTTTTTGACAATAGTTGTGGATTACCAGGACAAGAAGGCTGTATTACTCCTGGCTTATATGCCATGGTAGGTGCTGCTGCTGTTCTAGGAGGAGTTACCCGAATGACTG tttcatTAGTGGTCATTATGTTTGAATTGACTGGTGGTGTAAGATACATAGTTCCATTGATGGCAGCTGTCATGGCTAGCAAATGGGTTGGTGATGCACTGGGCAAAGAAGGCATGTATGATGCTCATATTCAATTAAATGGTTATCCGTTTTTGGACAGTAAAGAAGATATTGTTCATACTGCTTTGGCAGCTGATGTTATGCAGCCTCG TCGAGCTGAGAATTTGAATGTTCTCACTCAGTCTTCAATGtcactagaagatactgaaataCTATTAAAAGAAACTGAACATAATGGATTTCCAGTTGTGGTGTCACGAGAATCTCAATATCTTGTTGGATATGTATTACGTAGGGATTTACAATTGGCAATAG aaaATGCAAAACGAACTATAGATGGACTTTTACCAGAATCTTTAGTTCTGTTTACCGACATAACTCAACAAGTAATGCCTCCacctctaaaattaaaaaaaattttggataTGGCCCCAATTACAATTACTGATCAAACACCTATGGAGACTGTTGTCGATATGTTCAGAAAATTAGGACTTAGGCAGACATTGGTTACACATAATGG GAGACTTTTGGgagtaataacaaaaaaagatattttacgTTACATTAAACAGGTTGACAATGAAGATCCCAGTTCTGTACTCTTCCATTGA
- the LOC132920016 gene encoding H(+)/Cl(-) exchange transporter 4 isoform X1: MIKCCKVVLEICFSTSMENLPLTSNIRKNDLPNKPSTSYQAVKQVKKLTERNVGISSDDDMIDITTSGTMTERTLNQRSPINLPGIDIIFAGTINFGSGETEDIPGIGQYEDFHTIDWQRDIARDRMRHRYILKRKQNSFIDLIKSAHDAWSGWLCVLLVGLVTGTVAAIIDIGTSWMSDLKFGICPQAFWLNMEQCCWSSNETSFELDKGNCSQWFYWSELMTSSNYGPFAYIVSYLFYIAWALLFAALAAGLVRMFAPYACGSGVPEIKTILSGFIIRGYLGKWTLLIKSVGIMMCVSAGLSLGKEGPMVHIASCIGNILSYLFPKYGRNEAKKREILSAAAAAGVSVAFGAPIGGVLFSLEEVSYYFPLKTLWRSFFCALVAAFVLSSINPFGNEHSVMFYVEYHRPWMFFELIPFIGLGIIGGVIATVFIKCNIKWCRFRKTSILGQYPVMEVLLLTAVTAILSYPNPYTRMGTSQLIYLLFSQCDVSSNDGLCDYTNDKANVAGPGVYTAMLLLSMAFVLKLVTTIFTFGIKVPCGLFIPSLAMGGITGRIVGILMQQLAAKHPHLWFFDNSCGLPGQEGCITPGLYAMVGAAAVLGGVTRMTVSLVVIMFELTGGVRYIVPLMAAVMASKWVGDALGKEGMYDAHIQLNGYPFLDSKEDIVHTALAADVMQPRRAENLNVLTQSSMSLEDTEILLKETEHNGFPVVVSRESQYLVGYVLRRDLQLAIENAKRTIDGLLPESLVLFTDITQQVMPPPLKLKKILDMAPITITDQTPMETVVDMFRKLGLRQTLVTHNGRLLGVITKKDILRYIKQVDNEDPSSVLFH; encoded by the exons atgataaaatgttgcAAAGTTGTTTTgg aAATATGTTTCTCCACAAGTATGGAAAATTTACCATTAACAAGCAATATTCGCAAAAATGATCTCCCTAATAAGCCTTCTACTTCTTATCAGGCTGTTAAACAG gtaaaaaaattaactgaaagAAATGTGGGAATAAGTTCAGATGATGATATGATTGACATTACAACTTCAGGGACAATGACTGAACGTACTTTAAATCAGAGATCTCCAATAAATTTAccag GTATTGACATCATTTTTGCGGGAACAATAAATTTTG GATCTGGTGAAACTGAGGATATTCCTGGAATTGGTCAATATGAAGATTTTCATACTATTGATTGGCAGCGAGACATTGCAAGAGATCGGATGCGACATAGATATATACTAAAACGCAAACAAAATTCATTCATTGATcta atAAAATCAGCTCATGATGCATGGTCAGGCTGGCTTTGTGTACTATTGGTGGGACTTGTAACTGGAACTGTTGCAGCGATAATTGACATTGGGACATCATGGATGTCAGATCTAAAATTTGGTATTTGTCCACAAGCATTTTGGTTAAACATGGAACAATGTTGTTGGTCATCAAACGAAACTTCATTTGAACTAGATAAAGGAAACTGTTCACAA tggTTTTATTGGTCTGAATTAATGACTTCTTCAAACTATGGACCTTTTGCCTATAtagtatcatatttattttacattgcaTGGGCATTATTATTTGCAGCTCTTGCTGCTGGTTTAGTCAGAATGTTTGCTCCCTATGCATGTGGATCTGGTGTCCCAGAG ataaaaacaattttaagtggTTTTATAATTAGAGGTTACTTAGGAAAATGGACTCTACTAATAAAATCTGTTGGAATAATGATGTGTGTTTCGGCTGGACTCAGCTTAGGAAAAGAAGGACCTATGGTACATATAGCTTCATGTATTg gcaatattttatcatatttgtttCCTAAGTATGGCCGTAATGAAGCCAAAAAAAGAGAAATATTGTCAGCAGCAGCAGCTGCGGGGGTTTCTGTTGCTTTTGGAGCTCCAATTGGTGGAGTCCTTTTTAGTTTAGAAGAg gttagCTATTATTTTCCTTTGAAAACTTTATGGCGTTCATTCTTTTGTGCTCTTGTTGCTGCATTTGTACTTAGTTCAATCAATCCATTTGGTAACGAACATTCTGTTATGTTCTATGTAGAATATCACAGGCCATGGATGTTTTTTGAACTTATACCATTTATTGGATTGGGAATTATTgga ggTGTAATTGCAACAGTTTTTATCAAATGCAATATTAAATGGTGTCGTTTTCGTAAAACATCAATTCTTGGACAATATCCAGTCATGGAAGTATTATTACTCACAGCTGTAACAGCAATACTATCATATCCTAACCCATATACACGCATGGGAACTAGTCAATTAATTTATCTTCTTTTCAGCCAATGTGATGTATCTAGTAATGATGGTTTGTG CGATTATACTAATGACAAAGCAAATGTAGCTGGACCTGGTGTATACACAGCTATGTTACTTCTATCAATGGCTTTTGTTTTGAAATTGGTCActacaatttttacatttgGCATCAAA gTACCTTGTGGTCTGTTTATTCCAAGTTTGGCCATGGGCGGTATAACTGGTCGTATTGTTGGTATTTTGATGCAACAGTTAGCTGCTAAACATCCACATTTATGGTTTTTTGACAATAGTTGTGGATTACCAGGACAAGAAGGCTGTATTACTCCTGGCTTATATGCCATGGTAGGTGCTGCTGCTGTTCTAGGAGGAGTTACCCGAATGACTG tttcatTAGTGGTCATTATGTTTGAATTGACTGGTGGTGTAAGATACATAGTTCCATTGATGGCAGCTGTCATGGCTAGCAAATGGGTTGGTGATGCACTGGGCAAAGAAGGCATGTATGATGCTCATATTCAATTAAATGGTTATCCGTTTTTGGACAGTAAAGAAGATATTGTTCATACTGCTTTGGCAGCTGATGTTATGCAGCCTCG TCGAGCTGAGAATTTGAATGTTCTCACTCAGTCTTCAATGtcactagaagatactgaaataCTATTAAAAGAAACTGAACATAATGGATTTCCAGTTGTGGTGTCACGAGAATCTCAATATCTTGTTGGATATGTATTACGTAGGGATTTACAATTGGCAATAG aaaATGCAAAACGAACTATAGATGGACTTTTACCAGAATCTTTAGTTCTGTTTACCGACATAACTCAACAAGTAATGCCTCCacctctaaaattaaaaaaaattttggataTGGCCCCAATTACAATTACTGATCAAACACCTATGGAGACTGTTGTCGATATGTTCAGAAAATTAGGACTTAGGCAGACATTGGTTACACATAATGG GAGACTTTTGGgagtaataacaaaaaaagatattttacgTTACATTAAACAGGTTGACAATGAAGATCCCAGTTCTGTACTCTTCCATTGA
- the LOC132920016 gene encoding H(+)/Cl(-) exchange transporter 4 isoform X2, translating into MIKCCKVVLEICFSTSMENLPLTSNIRKNDLPNKPSTSYQAVKQVKKLTERNVGISSDDDMIDITTSGTMTERTLNQRSPINLPGSGETEDIPGIGQYEDFHTIDWQRDIARDRMRHRYILKRKQNSFIDLIKSAHDAWSGWLCVLLVGLVTGTVAAIIDIGTSWMSDLKFGICPQAFWLNMEQCCWSSNETSFELDKGNCSQWFYWSELMTSSNYGPFAYIVSYLFYIAWALLFAALAAGLVRMFAPYACGSGVPEIKTILSGFIIRGYLGKWTLLIKSVGIMMCVSAGLSLGKEGPMVHIASCIGNILSYLFPKYGRNEAKKREILSAAAAAGVSVAFGAPIGGVLFSLEEVSYYFPLKTLWRSFFCALVAAFVLSSINPFGNEHSVMFYVEYHRPWMFFELIPFIGLGIIGGVIATVFIKCNIKWCRFRKTSILGQYPVMEVLLLTAVTAILSYPNPYTRMGTSQLIYLLFSQCDVSSNDGLCDYTNDKANVAGPGVYTAMLLLSMAFVLKLVTTIFTFGIKVPCGLFIPSLAMGGITGRIVGILMQQLAAKHPHLWFFDNSCGLPGQEGCITPGLYAMVGAAAVLGGVTRMTVSLVVIMFELTGGVRYIVPLMAAVMASKWVGDALGKEGMYDAHIQLNGYPFLDSKEDIVHTALAADVMQPRRAENLNVLTQSSMSLEDTEILLKETEHNGFPVVVSRESQYLVGYVLRRDLQLAIENAKRTIDGLLPESLVLFTDITQQVMPPPLKLKKILDMAPITITDQTPMETVVDMFRKLGLRQTLVTHNGRLLGVITKKDILRYIKQVDNEDPSSVLFH; encoded by the exons atgataaaatgttgcAAAGTTGTTTTgg aAATATGTTTCTCCACAAGTATGGAAAATTTACCATTAACAAGCAATATTCGCAAAAATGATCTCCCTAATAAGCCTTCTACTTCTTATCAGGCTGTTAAACAG gtaaaaaaattaactgaaagAAATGTGGGAATAAGTTCAGATGATGATATGATTGACATTACAACTTCAGGGACAATGACTGAACGTACTTTAAATCAGAGATCTCCAATAAATTTAccag GATCTGGTGAAACTGAGGATATTCCTGGAATTGGTCAATATGAAGATTTTCATACTATTGATTGGCAGCGAGACATTGCAAGAGATCGGATGCGACATAGATATATACTAAAACGCAAACAAAATTCATTCATTGATcta atAAAATCAGCTCATGATGCATGGTCAGGCTGGCTTTGTGTACTATTGGTGGGACTTGTAACTGGAACTGTTGCAGCGATAATTGACATTGGGACATCATGGATGTCAGATCTAAAATTTGGTATTTGTCCACAAGCATTTTGGTTAAACATGGAACAATGTTGTTGGTCATCAAACGAAACTTCATTTGAACTAGATAAAGGAAACTGTTCACAA tggTTTTATTGGTCTGAATTAATGACTTCTTCAAACTATGGACCTTTTGCCTATAtagtatcatatttattttacattgcaTGGGCATTATTATTTGCAGCTCTTGCTGCTGGTTTAGTCAGAATGTTTGCTCCCTATGCATGTGGATCTGGTGTCCCAGAG ataaaaacaattttaagtggTTTTATAATTAGAGGTTACTTAGGAAAATGGACTCTACTAATAAAATCTGTTGGAATAATGATGTGTGTTTCGGCTGGACTCAGCTTAGGAAAAGAAGGACCTATGGTACATATAGCTTCATGTATTg gcaatattttatcatatttgtttCCTAAGTATGGCCGTAATGAAGCCAAAAAAAGAGAAATATTGTCAGCAGCAGCAGCTGCGGGGGTTTCTGTTGCTTTTGGAGCTCCAATTGGTGGAGTCCTTTTTAGTTTAGAAGAg gttagCTATTATTTTCCTTTGAAAACTTTATGGCGTTCATTCTTTTGTGCTCTTGTTGCTGCATTTGTACTTAGTTCAATCAATCCATTTGGTAACGAACATTCTGTTATGTTCTATGTAGAATATCACAGGCCATGGATGTTTTTTGAACTTATACCATTTATTGGATTGGGAATTATTgga ggTGTAATTGCAACAGTTTTTATCAAATGCAATATTAAATGGTGTCGTTTTCGTAAAACATCAATTCTTGGACAATATCCAGTCATGGAAGTATTATTACTCACAGCTGTAACAGCAATACTATCATATCCTAACCCATATACACGCATGGGAACTAGTCAATTAATTTATCTTCTTTTCAGCCAATGTGATGTATCTAGTAATGATGGTTTGTG CGATTATACTAATGACAAAGCAAATGTAGCTGGACCTGGTGTATACACAGCTATGTTACTTCTATCAATGGCTTTTGTTTTGAAATTGGTCActacaatttttacatttgGCATCAAA gTACCTTGTGGTCTGTTTATTCCAAGTTTGGCCATGGGCGGTATAACTGGTCGTATTGTTGGTATTTTGATGCAACAGTTAGCTGCTAAACATCCACATTTATGGTTTTTTGACAATAGTTGTGGATTACCAGGACAAGAAGGCTGTATTACTCCTGGCTTATATGCCATGGTAGGTGCTGCTGCTGTTCTAGGAGGAGTTACCCGAATGACTG tttcatTAGTGGTCATTATGTTTGAATTGACTGGTGGTGTAAGATACATAGTTCCATTGATGGCAGCTGTCATGGCTAGCAAATGGGTTGGTGATGCACTGGGCAAAGAAGGCATGTATGATGCTCATATTCAATTAAATGGTTATCCGTTTTTGGACAGTAAAGAAGATATTGTTCATACTGCTTTGGCAGCTGATGTTATGCAGCCTCG TCGAGCTGAGAATTTGAATGTTCTCACTCAGTCTTCAATGtcactagaagatactgaaataCTATTAAAAGAAACTGAACATAATGGATTTCCAGTTGTGGTGTCACGAGAATCTCAATATCTTGTTGGATATGTATTACGTAGGGATTTACAATTGGCAATAG aaaATGCAAAACGAACTATAGATGGACTTTTACCAGAATCTTTAGTTCTGTTTACCGACATAACTCAACAAGTAATGCCTCCacctctaaaattaaaaaaaattttggataTGGCCCCAATTACAATTACTGATCAAACACCTATGGAGACTGTTGTCGATATGTTCAGAAAATTAGGACTTAGGCAGACATTGGTTACACATAATGG GAGACTTTTGGgagtaataacaaaaaaagatattttacgTTACATTAAACAGGTTGACAATGAAGATCCCAGTTCTGTACTCTTCCATTGA